The region TTGGATACACGCAGAGATGGCTGCGCCTCGTGACCAGGTACGAGGCGGCGAATTCTCTGAGCCGCCGCAGCGTCGAGCCCCCTGCGCTGCCAGACCGAGCAGAAGCGCAGTACGTCGTCCATCCCGTCTGCCAAATGCGATCCAAACAGTCTTTCCTGGAAATCAATCAGCGCTGGGGCTAACAAGCTGAACGTCCAGGAATCCAATTTGTCGAATGCGGCCAACGTCATGAAAGCCCACCGCCGCGCCCAGCTCATCTCCGAAGAGAGTCCTCCTGCGACGACTGAGTCGGCGACGTGCGCGATCGTCACTGCAAGATTCTCCTGAACAAAAGCTCGCAACGTGGGATGCAGGTCGGCGGCAGGAACGAACATCGCCCGGGAAATCTCGCGGTCGAGTTCCGGAGCGCCGATCCTTCGCAGGAACGCGTCGTAGCGCGTAGCCTTTGGAGACTTGCTAATGATGCGTCCCCCGCCCGCGAACTCGTTGCGCCGAAACAGGTCCAGCGCTGCGCTGGACGGCACCCTGCCCCCTACGTAGTGCAGGACCTGTCCGGCGATTGCAGGATCCGCAAAAAACATCGCGTCATAGTCAAGCACCTTCATATCGAACCGGGCTTCGGCAATACGCGCTAGCAAGATCACCCAATCGAATAGGCTGAAGAGTCCCGTGCGCCCCTCCGGCCAATCGTCATTGGGGTTCGCAGCGCGCCGGTCGACGGAGTCCGTGACAAAATTGAGGCTGCGATAGATGCACAAATTGCGTAGCGCCGGAAGTTGCGCATTCACGCGATCCAGAATGAGGTGATAGGTCGGCAACTTGTTGCCAAACGCCGCGACCTCGCCCTGCGCCAGCTTTTCGCGTAACGTAAGCCGGGACAACTCGGTGTTTTTTGGTCCGCTGGCATGGTAGGCATCGTCAAAGAATGCTTCCGGCACAGACAGGTTGCCATAATCCACGTCCCATTGGCCGGAAAAATATTCGATGGCGCAATACAAATGCGCATCGAGGTTGATCGATCGCGCAAGTGCAGTGGTGCCGGAGCGCGCCACACCCACGACGATAAAATCGAGCGCGCGGCGGGACGAAGTACTTTCGGCCATCAGTAACGTTCCTGAACGAATGGGTTGGAAGATATGGAGCGGATCGCGCAAGAAGTAGCCACAAGACGCGCGGCAATCACATGAGGGTTCGGACGGGCCGGCTCAATCCAAGGTGCCGTCGACAAGCCACTGGCATCTTTGCGTCATCAGGTCTGGATGCTCAAGATTCCCGAACGAGCCATATCGAACTTCCAGCATTTTTGGCGAATTTTGCGCTCGCTTCAATAACCTGCTGATGTCGCATACGCCTAAACATGCCGCCCCAAAATAGTATCTTGAAGGCGGAATTGAACATCAGAAACGCGCGAAGGGCATAGACTTCGTTCCAGGAATAGTTTCGCTCGATCCAGAGTTGCGGATACTCGAACGGATATGGGCAGTCGTGCACGTGTACCAGGACTCCTTTCTTCACCGCCGGAATGAGTTCTGTCAGCTCATAGTGCACATCGCTTGCTGTTTTCAGCACATGGGTCGAATCAACAAAAAGGATGTCGCCTTCTTCCAGGGCCCCGACCACATCTTCAACGGGAACGCTTTGGACCGGCTGTTCGATCAGCGTTATCCGGGCGCTGTCCAGTGGCCGCAAGAGGCTTCTGAGCCTCTGGGGAAACGGCTCTATGCAGGTAATCTGCACATCAATTTCATGAATATCCGCTGAATCCAGCATGCATGCTGTGGAGAAGCCGGAGCCGATTTCCACGATCCTCTTCGGCTTGTAGCGGCCCATCAAACCATGCAGTGTCAACGCGTCGCCATAGGGAAAGGGGCCGCCTTCGTAATGGAATCGGAGCCCTGGCTCCTTCTGATCGGGGAACGGCGCGTGGCGGATTGATTCCGCCATCTCCTCCCACAATGTATCCATGCGTCGGCGATCTATATCGATTCCAGCGAACGTCTGGCGCCCGCTTCTCGCAGCAACATAATCCGCCACGGTCGAGGGATCCACGACCGCAGAATGGTAATGCCCGTTGGGGAAAAACGGCTTTACCTTGGTTCGCTGGAGGAATTCGGGAGTCGTCCCCATCTTGTTCAGGAGGGCTGCCGGGGACAACTTCCGGCTCGCATCGACCCAAGGTCCAAGCTCGCCAGGCCTTGGCTGACGCTGCAAGGCGAGCTCGAAGAGAGCACGAACGAACTCCTCGCTCGCAGTAGGAGAAGCCGCTTCAATCGCCATCAGGAGTACCCCCTACATTTCGCCGGGGATCGGGTCGACGGCAGCGGCTGGTTGAACCCCCTTCGATCGATAGCTTTCATCGTAAGAATAACCATAGGCCTCCATTTCGGGCCCGCAATACCGCCCGAAAGTCAGAAGCTGCTGCTGCGTCCACCCGAGCGTGTCCACGCTCATGATGCGCTCGGCGCTGGTGGCGTCCGTCTGCTGCGGCCGGTTGGAACGAAGCGTCTGGATCATTCGCTCGGGAGAGGAAACTTTGAGTAGTGCCGCCAGTTGCCCAGCGATGAGCTCGGGCCGCTGGATCATGTCTTGCTGGTCCACTTCCAGGAAGGTATCCGGACGCAAGCTTTTACGCGTCTCCCGCCATGCACTCATATTGGCGGCCCAGTCACGGCAGTGGTACTGGAAGTCGTGCCCCGGGAACTTCTTGATCCTCGAGACGACATTCTCGATACCACGGCGCTTGGCAAATATGAAGAGGCTCTCGGGCCACAAGGTTCGAATGATAGGGATCGCCCAGATCATTTCCGGGTTGCCTGTCTTGTCGAACCATGGCCCGGAGGCATTGGCCGCATCCCCGAGCTTTTTCACCACGGCGAAAAGCTCGCTCTTGAACTGATCCTCATTGATGGCGGAGATAAGCACCTTGTCGCTCGCGCCGCGCGCGAACGCCGCAAAGTGACGGCTCACGACTTCATCGAGCCCATGCAGCACCGAGAAGAACATGCCTTCGCGATATCCGGAATAGTCGGCCGACAGCAGCACGTCCACCAACGCACTGGTGCCCGAACGCGGCGAACCTACGATGAAGACGGGAAATTGCATTTATTTTTCTCCATTTCAACCTTGGAATGTATCGCCATTCAAGCCCGCAGGCTCTCGCGGAAGTGACTCGCCTTCGATGTCTCCGGCACGGATTCCTTCCGGTCTGCCGCCAGAGGTGATTTTGTGCGTGCCCGCTCCTCGCCCGGATCCGCCTCGGGCAACTGTTGCATGGATTTCAGCAGCAACACGGAGTTTGCGGCAATAAAGAAGCTCTTCGGAAGATCCACGGTCGATCCAGAACTCTCGTAGTGGACAAGATCGAGCGCGGGAGTGACCACCAGCTTTGCGCCCAGCGCGCGAGCTCGCAGCGCCAGATCGGAATCTTCATGATACGCGTAGAGAAAGCGCGGGGAGAAAGGGCCGAGCGTGTGGAGGAGCTTGCGGCTCGCGAAGAAACACGCGGCCCCGAAATACTGGACTTCCTGGTCGATACCCGTCTTGTCAGCAGGAAAAGTGTTCCGGCCGATCAGTTTCGACTCCACCGCGGAGAAGGCCTCGCCATGCACGATTTCCTGCTTTACCGTGATGCCCAGGCTGAGATGCTGCAGCGCGCCCATGCCATTGAATTGGCGCGCGGCGCAGATCCATTTGTCTCCCTGGCAGAGTGTGACGAGCTTGTCGTAGTCGAACCGCCGGTACTTCACGTCGATATTCGTCACCATCACGTGCTCCGTCGTGGAAAGCCGCACGAGGTGATTGACCGCGATGTTGAAGCCGAGGTTGTGGGGCGAATAAAAGACCCGGATGAATCCTCCCAGCCCTTCGGCAAACCAGCGCGCGGCCCTCACCACGTTGTCGTACCCGTCCGAGCCATTGCAAAGGATGTTGACCTCGCACTTCGATAGATCGTGGTGGTCCGGCAATGCCATCAGCCATGCCTTCAGCATCTGCGGATTGCCCAGCACCACCGCACAGATGGAATACGCGGCCTTTTCGTTCGCCGATTCAAAGACCGCGGCAACCGGGACTTCTGCCATGATCTGCTCGTGCGCAAGTGTGATCTGCGCGAGGAAGCCCGGATATCTGCTCAACAGGAACACCAATTCCTTGTGCGTCTGCTGGCTCTGCAGCAGACGGAAGCACTCCAGGTAGAGCTCGCGCGCCGACTGGCGTGGTTCGAACACGCCGGAATAATCGATGAACCGGTTATGGGCATAGACGTAAATCTGCGCTCCCGCCGGATCGAACCTGGTTGCGCGTCCTGCCATCACCACACCGTGGCGCTCGGTCCTCGGCGGCAGGTTCAGGTGCTTGGCGACATCGTCTCGCCAGTGCCAAAGACCAGCCGCATCGATGAATTCCCACTCGACCTTCCCGCCCTCCTCCTTGACCAGCAAGACGCCCAGGTCCCCGCTCTCGTGCTCGCTCCAGCCGTAAAGTACGAAGTCCCTGTCCGCGCACGCGATTCTCTCCACGTGGACATGCTCGTACTTCGAGTCGGAATACTTGCGGCGCTCGCGAAGCCCATAGGTCAGGAAGTGATCCGCCAGCCCATCGGCGGGCAGCGACTCGAGATCCGGGTTCATGCGAACGTAATTCACCGCGGACCACCCGCATAGCGAGAGCCGTTTCGTCAGTTGCGGGGCTTCAGTGGGCTGCATGTGCGACCTCGTTCATGGCGGAGTACCGGTTGTAGATGTCTTCGAACGACGTGAAGCTCTGGGCGGCGGCCACTTGCGAACGCGGCGCCGGCGGTCGCGCCAGCAATTCCTGTAGTCGCATGCGCAGGCCCCCCGCACTGCCCATCGGGAAGTAAAGCGTGCTGTCGGAAGCGGCAAACCGTTCGCGGATGGCGGGGAACTCGCTGCAGACGAGGATCTTCCCGAGTTGCAGCGCCTCATCGGCCGTGAGGCAGTAGCTCTCGGGCCAGAGTGAAGGGATAACCACGACATTGCGATCGCTGAGCAGCGCCGGCAGGTCCGACGCGTCGTAGGCACCGTGCAGGGCCACGGGAACTCGCAACGCGGCCAGTTCCGCGACTGCCTGCTCGATCCGTGCCCGGTATGCGTCGTCTCCGACAAAGTTGCCCCAGATGCCGATGTCGAATCGCCGGGCGACACTGGAGCTCATCTTGCACAAAGCCAACACGCTTTCGAGCAGCAAGTGGACCCCTTTGGTGCGGTGAATCTGGCCGATGAACGCGATTCGCAGGATGGACAAGTCGTCGTCGATCACCGCCCGGTCCCGGAAGATCGGGCCATTCGGGACCACGGTCACGGGCTTCGACAATCCGAGGGCCGTGCCCACCAGCCCGGCAGTAAACGCGCTCACCGCCGTGACGTGGTCGAACTTCTCGATCACGCGCGCGAAGTGCGCCATCCGGTGCTGAAAGTAGTCGTACCGGAATTGCGGCAGGCAGGTCGAACACCGTGCATAGCTGATCTCGGTGCAAATGTGGTTGTTGTTGTTCTGGAGCAAGTGACCATCGTTATGACAGACGAGCATGTGTTCGTGGATCGTGAACACCGAAGTCGCATCGAATCGTGCCAGGCAGGCCTGCACGAAGTCGATGCCGAATCCCATGAAATGATGGAAGTGCAGAACGGTCGGTCCGAACGACTGCACGAGTTCGAGCAGGGCGACCTGGCCCAGCTCGTCATGGTTGGTGAAGTATTCGAAATCGAAATTGGGCGCGATGTACACGAATTCCTGGGGAGCCATCTGTACGATGTCGCTGCCGGCGGGCCGCCTGGGCCCGCCGCCCACCATCGCACCGATGAACAGGGAAGTGCCCGGTCCATGGCGCCGCAGGTGGGCTTCGTGCAGATTCTTCGCGATGGTCTGCGCTCCACCCGGCACGAGATCCGGATGCATGAAGGAAAAGTAGACGGCGCGCGGCGTCGTACTGGCGATCCGGGTCGCAGGTGCATCCACCGGCTTCTGGATATCCGACAAGCCCTTCTCGGTGGCCTTGTCGATCACCGTG is a window of Caenimonas aquaedulcis DNA encoding:
- a CDS encoding class I SAM-dependent methyltransferase, translating into MAIEAASPTASEEFVRALFELALQRQPRPGELGPWVDASRKLSPAALLNKMGTTPEFLQRTKVKPFFPNGHYHSAVVDPSTVADYVAARSGRQTFAGIDIDRRRMDTLWEEMAESIRHAPFPDQKEPGLRFHYEGGPFPYGDALTLHGLMGRYKPKRIVEIGSGFSTACMLDSADIHEIDVQITCIEPFPQRLRSLLRPLDSARITLIEQPVQSVPVEDVVGALEEGDILFVDSTHVLKTASDVHYELTELIPAVKKGVLVHVHDCPYPFEYPQLWIERNYSWNEVYALRAFLMFNSAFKILFWGGMFRRMRHQQVIEASAKFAKNAGSSIWLVRES
- a CDS encoding sulfotransferase family protein; the protein is MQFPVFIVGSPRSGTSALVDVLLSADYSGYREGMFFSVLHGLDEVVSRHFAAFARGASDKVLISAINEDQFKSELFAVVKKLGDAANASGPWFDKTGNPEMIWAIPIIRTLWPESLFIFAKRRGIENVVSRIKKFPGHDFQYHCRDWAANMSAWRETRKSLRPDTFLEVDQQDMIQRPELIAGQLAALLKVSSPERMIQTLRSNRPQQTDATSAERIMSVDTLGWTQQQLLTFGRYCGPEMEAYGYSYDESYRSKGVQPAAAVDPIPGEM
- a CDS encoding glycosyltransferase family 2 protein gives rise to the protein MNPDLESLPADGLADHFLTYGLRERRKYSDSKYEHVHVERIACADRDFVLYGWSEHESGDLGVLLVKEEGGKVEWEFIDAAGLWHWRDDVAKHLNLPPRTERHGVVMAGRATRFDPAGAQIYVYAHNRFIDYSGVFEPRQSARELYLECFRLLQSQQTHKELVFLLSRYPGFLAQITLAHEQIMAEVPVAAVFESANEKAAYSICAVVLGNPQMLKAWLMALPDHHDLSKCEVNILCNGSDGYDNVVRAARWFAEGLGGFIRVFYSPHNLGFNIAVNHLVRLSTTEHVMVTNIDVKYRRFDYDKLVTLCQGDKWICAARQFNGMGALQHLSLGITVKQEIVHGEAFSAVESKLIGRNTFPADKTGIDQEVQYFGAACFFASRKLLHTLGPFSPRFLYAYHEDSDLALRARALGAKLVVTPALDLVHYESSGSTVDLPKSFFIAANSVLLLKSMQQLPEADPGEERARTKSPLAADRKESVPETSKASHFRESLRA
- a CDS encoding glycosyltransferase; its protein translation is MTKRNISARPRPLPDATTQRTVIDKATEKGLSDIQKPVDAPATRIASTTPRAVYFSFMHPDLVPGGAQTIAKNLHEAHLRRHGPGTSLFIGAMVGGGPRRPAGSDIVQMAPQEFVYIAPNFDFEYFTNHDELGQVALLELVQSFGPTVLHFHHFMGFGIDFVQACLARFDATSVFTIHEHMLVCHNDGHLLQNNNNHICTEISYARCSTCLPQFRYDYFQHRMAHFARVIEKFDHVTAVSAFTAGLVGTALGLSKPVTVVPNGPIFRDRAVIDDDLSILRIAFIGQIHRTKGVHLLLESVLALCKMSSSVARRFDIGIWGNFVGDDAYRARIEQAVAELAALRVPVALHGAYDASDLPALLSDRNVVVIPSLWPESYCLTADEALQLGKILVCSEFPAIRERFAASDSTLYFPMGSAGGLRMRLQELLARPPAPRSQVAAAQSFTSFEDIYNRYSAMNEVAHAAH